Proteins encoded in a region of the Podospora pseudopauciseta strain CBS 411.78 chromosome 6, whole genome shotgun sequence genome:
- a CDS encoding hypothetical protein (EggNog:ENOG503PHF9), translating to MKFFTVIVSTLAAMVAAAPATAPASTEVDKRAFAFDINAFNGLKGFNQVNLNYLLNINSLQIGLLGNLANVNNFNILQFQGLFAQQKFDLQALLQLQQLHTFLQIHQLGVLNGFDLKGLQLQQLQLGLLNNVGLLDLQQFISPNVIGQVTTIGNSVRLPVKE from the coding sequence ATGAAGTTCTTCACCGTCATCGTCTCTaccctcgccgccatggTTGCCGCTGCTCCTGCCACTGCTCCCGCCAGCACTGAGGTTGACAAGCGTGCCTTCGCTTTCGATATCAATGCCTTCAACGGCCTCAAGGGCTTCAACCAGGTCAACCTCAActacctcctcaacatcaactcTCTGCAGATTGGtctcctcggcaacctcgccaacgtcaacaacttcaacatcTTGCAATTCCAGGGTCTCTTTGCTCAGCAGAAGTTTGATCTTCAGGCTCTCCttcagctccagcagctccaCACCTTCCTCCAGATCCACCAGCTCGGTGTTCTCAACGGCTTTGATCTCAAGggcctccagctccagcagctccaGCTCGGTCTCCTCAACAACGTTGGCCTGCTCGATCTCCAGCAgttcatctcccccaacgTCATTGGCCAGGTCACCACTATTGGCAACTCAG